The following are encoded together in the Poseidonibacter lekithochrous genome:
- a CDS encoding PAS domain S-box protein: protein MSNSIDFYKKLYDQLPVAVFVADIKTGKIVEANNKACELVNRPYDEVISLNQSQLHPAIDESTIRNDFKSHIEALMNNKDVEPIEHLVVDSENNIIPVEISPSLITIENDTYIIGLFKDLRSRKERENILSYYDKALEKSMNFLALVDRDYRYKSVNEYYTKVFKRPKEEIIGLTLKDLLGEEYFNDVVKERFDRALLGESIEFEKEVDIAGKLLYLQVHYEPYHSIDNKIIGVVVNVYDLSRFKAYEEESIQKEKLLIQQSKMAAMGEMLENIAHQWRQPLSVISTCTSGILLQKEFKTLDDDILEDSLKNIMNTTTYLSNTIDDFKNFFERDKQRIEFDLAKTTDKTLDLVEMSFKNNDIEIKRDYDKSILVYNYKNEFMQVLLNIINNAKDAILSKFESGDDKKIICISIYSSNDQIVIDIQDNAGGVPEDIKDKIFEPYFTTKHQSQGTGIGLFMTQEIVTKHMEGELEVMNKSFEVEDISYYGALFRIII, encoded by the coding sequence TTGTCTAATAGTATAGATTTTTATAAAAAACTATATGATCAATTACCGGTTGCTGTTTTTGTTGCTGATATAAAAACAGGTAAAATAGTAGAAGCTAATAATAAAGCTTGTGAACTTGTAAATCGACCTTATGATGAAGTTATTTCATTAAATCAAAGTCAATTACATCCTGCAATTGATGAATCAACAATTAGAAATGATTTCAAATCTCATATTGAAGCTTTGATGAATAATAAAGATGTTGAGCCAATTGAACATCTTGTAGTTGATTCTGAAAATAATATTATCCCTGTTGAAATTTCCCCTTCTCTTATTACAATTGAAAATGATACTTATATAATTGGTTTATTTAAAGATTTAAGAAGTAGAAAAGAGAGAGAAAATATCTTAAGTTATTATGACAAAGCATTAGAGAAATCAATGAATTTCTTAGCCTTAGTTGATAGAGACTATAGATACAAATCAGTAAATGAATATTATACAAAAGTATTTAAAAGACCAAAAGAAGAGATAATCGGATTAACATTAAAAGATCTATTAGGTGAAGAATATTTTAATGACGTAGTAAAAGAAAGATTTGACAGAGCATTATTAGGAGAATCTATTGAATTTGAAAAAGAGGTTGATATTGCTGGTAAACTATTGTATTTACAAGTACATTATGAGCCATATCATTCAATAGACAATAAAATCATTGGAGTTGTAGTAAATGTATATGATTTATCTAGATTTAAAGCTTATGAAGAAGAGAGTATACAAAAAGAAAAACTACTAATCCAACAATCAAAAATGGCAGCAATGGGTGAGATGCTAGAAAATATTGCCCATCAATGGCGACAACCATTATCTGTTATTTCTACTTGTACAAGTGGTATTTTATTACAAAAAGAGTTTAAGACTTTGGACGATGATATTTTGGAAGATTCTCTAAAAAATATTATGAATACAACTACTTATCTCTCAAATACTATTGATGATTTCAAAAACTTCTTTGAGCGAGACAAACAAAGAATAGAGTTTGATTTGGCTAAAACTACTGATAAAACTCTTGATTTAGTTGAAATGAGTTTCAAAAATAATGATATAGAAATCAAAAGAGATTATGATAAAAGTATTTTAGTTTACAACTATAAAAATGAATTTATGCAAGTGTTGCTAAATATTATTAATAATGCAAAAGATGCGATTCTATCAAAATTCGAAAGTGGTGATGATAAGAAAATCATTTGTATTTCTATTTATAGTAGTAATGATCAAATAGTTATTGATATTCAAGATAATGCAGGTGGTGTTCCTGAGGATATAAAAGATAAAATATTTGAACCATATTTTACTACAAAACACCAAAGTCAAGGTACGGGAATCGGACTGTTTATGACGCAAGAAATTGTGACAAAACATATGGAAGGTGAGCTTGAAGTTATGAATAAATCCTTTGAAGTTGAGGATATTTCATACTATGGAGCTTTATTTAGAATAATTATTTAA
- a CDS encoding uracil-DNA glycosylase family protein → MSQHGDKQEKLINFYENKFLGADIPKSYSSPHLVSLNNENINTDIMIIGQETNSWYGNYEDFNVRGINEQMKIYDNFMERSYKDMNNIFFRYVKNIIDDKDCIPVWTNLFKFDLGDGKENRNISKASKKEYEEIVHFHNEVLAKEIEIIKPKIIIFFTGHTYDKLFFDPLVIKDKDYRDLYNKICDFENINEWKCAVMDLKQYPDFECFEGKAIRTYHPIYLNRNKSKFGDTVINYIKNEVKKVKS, encoded by the coding sequence ATGAGTCAACATGGTGATAAACAAGAAAAGTTAATTAATTTTTATGAAAATAAGTTTTTAGGTGCAGATATTCCAAAGAGTTATTCCTCTCCTCACTTAGTTAGTTTAAATAATGAGAATATCAACACAGATATTATGATTATTGGTCAAGAGACTAACTCATGGTATGGCAACTATGAAGATTTTAATGTACGTGGTATTAATGAGCAAATGAAGATTTATGATAATTTCATGGAACGTAGCTACAAAGATATGAACAATATTTTTTTTAGATATGTAAAAAATATTATTGATGATAAAGATTGCATTCCCGTTTGGACTAACCTATTTAAATTTGATTTAGGTGATGGAAAAGAAAATAGAAATATATCAAAAGCTTCAAAGAAAGAATACGAAGAAATAGTTCATTTTCATAATGAAGTACTTGCAAAAGAAATTGAAATTATTAAGCCAAAAATTATCATATTTTTTACAGGGCATACATACGATAAGCTATTTTTTGACCCTTTAGTTATAAAAGATAAAGATTATAGAGACCTATACAATAAGATATGTGATTTCGAGAATATTAACGAATGGAAATGTGCAGTTATGGACTTGAAACAATATCCAGACTTTGAGTGTTTTGAAGGTAAAGCTATTAGAACATATCATCCTATTTATTTAAATAGAAATAAAAGTAAATTTGGAGATACAGTTATAAATTATATTAAAAACGAAGTTAAAAAAGTAAAAAGCTAA
- a CDS encoding sensor histidine kinase codes for MEKFTVLLVDDVSENIHSLKLIIEDSFDINILSALSANEGMEILMKSSVDLILSDIQMPDIDGFQFAEYLKSVDATKDIPIIFITGIYDKDDYQKRGFDLGAVEYISKPIDDTLLSAKLKVYIDLFEGKKTSEAEINKKDQLLIHQSKMATMGEMIGVIAHQLKQPLNNMSLYCGDVKDSYKYDEIDDEFVEEFHKNTKEQIAFMTETINGFMNFFNPKKEKRLFTVKDALEKTVKLLDKQLETSNVVLNSQVGEETVYGVETELEQVFLNLITNAKEAFIERSIDNRNINITSMTKDRYSIVIVEDTAGGIKEESLEKIFDPYYTTKEYGTGTGLYMVKLVVKTSFKGDLKIQNTGQGAKFIIVVPNNKPS; via the coding sequence ATGGAAAAGTTTACAGTTTTATTAGTAGATGATGTTTCGGAAAATATTCATTCATTAAAGCTTATTATTGAAGATAGTTTTGATATTAATATCTTATCAGCCTTGAGTGCAAATGAAGGTATGGAAATACTAATGAAAAGCAGTGTTGATTTAATACTTAGTGATATTCAAATGCCTGATATTGATGGATTTCAGTTTGCAGAGTATTTAAAATCTGTGGATGCTACAAAAGATATACCAATTATTTTCATTACAGGTATCTATGATAAAGATGATTACCAAAAAAGAGGGTTTGATCTTGGTGCTGTTGAGTATATTTCAAAACCAATTGATGATACTTTATTAAGTGCTAAACTTAAAGTTTATATTGATTTATTTGAAGGTAAAAAAACAAGTGAAGCTGAAATAAACAAAAAAGATCAATTATTAATTCACCAATCAAAAATGGCAACAATGGGTGAAATGATTGGTGTAATTGCACATCAATTGAAACAACCATTAAATAATATGTCATTGTATTGTGGTGATGTGAAAGACTCTTATAAATATGATGAAATAGATGATGAATTTGTTGAAGAGTTTCATAAAAACACCAAAGAACAAATTGCATTTATGACTGAAACTATCAATGGTTTTATGAACTTCTTTAATCCTAAAAAAGAGAAAAGATTGTTTACTGTTAAAGATGCTTTAGAAAAGACTGTAAAACTGCTAGATAAGCAGCTAGAGACTAGTAATGTAGTGCTAAACTCACAAGTTGGGGAAGAGACAGTTTATGGCGTTGAAACAGAACTAGAACAAGTATTTCTAAATCTGATAACGAATGCAAAAGAAGCTTTTATTGAAAGATCAATTGATAATAGAAATATTAATATTACTTCAATGACAAAAGACAGATATTCAATTGTAATTGTTGAAGATACAGCTGGGGGAATTAAAGAAGAAAGTTTAGAAAAAATCTTTGATCCATATTATACAACTAAAGAGTATGGAACAGGAACTGGACTTTATATGGTTAAATTAGTTGTAAAAACAAGTTTTAAAGGTGATTTAAAAATACAAAATACAGGGCAGGGAGCTAAGTTTATTATTGTAGTTCCAAATAATAAACCTAGTTAA
- a CDS encoding response regulator, producing the protein MVNRDFLKKLRILFVEDEELARKQLEKVLKRLFNDVVIAKNGLEGYQKFQEYKLSDTKIDLIISDINMPQMSGLEMLEKIRVNDPDTPIIFSTARSETEYLLKAISLNVVHYALKPIDIEDMVLKIEKVCEKKFYENIIHQKTQELQEYLKIINNVASIHKMDNEGNITFANNLFLHSTAYKKEDILTKNFSDIISPDVDKKMLARIWDTISDNKTWKADLKYIDKDGHSFYIKSTIFKISGNGKEEYINIGFDSTSEVNEKREFRKKILSSMKDKNLEVAQSQNNTKQYEQLAYNLQEELKLVKQKHADLTSQINYYESELLNVDDRVAKNLKVKNTEVDMLKDTLAKNKHEKDTYTSTIRKLSEDLGNSKNQVDSLTDTVKRKDKRIEDLLGIIEIRESQLKKLDSDFQK; encoded by the coding sequence ATGGTAAATAGAGATTTTCTAAAGAAGTTAAGAATCTTATTTGTTGAAGATGAAGAACTAGCAAGAAAACAATTAGAAAAAGTATTAAAAAGACTATTTAATGACGTTGTTATTGCAAAAAATGGACTTGAAGGTTATCAAAAATTTCAAGAGTATAAATTAAGTGATACAAAAATTGATTTAATCATCAGTGATATTAATATGCCACAAATGAGTGGACTTGAAATGTTAGAAAAAATAAGAGTAAATGATCCAGATACTCCTATCATATTCTCAACAGCTAGATCTGAAACAGAATATTTATTAAAAGCTATTTCATTAAATGTTGTACATTATGCATTAAAACCAATCGATATTGAAGATATGGTATTAAAAATTGAAAAAGTTTGCGAAAAGAAATTTTATGAAAATATTATTCATCAAAAAACACAAGAATTACAAGAGTATTTAAAAATAATTAATAATGTTGCATCTATTCATAAAATGGATAATGAAGGAAATATTACCTTTGCAAACAATCTATTTTTACACTCTACTGCTTATAAAAAAGAAGATATTCTTACTAAAAATTTTAGTGATATTATTAGTCCAGATGTTGACAAAAAGATGTTAGCTAGAATCTGGGATACAATTTCTGATAATAAAACATGGAAAGCTGATTTAAAATATATAGATAAAGATGGGCACTCATTTTATATTAAAAGTACAATCTTTAAAATATCTGGTAATGGAAAAGAGGAATATATAAATATTGGTTTTGATTCTACTTCTGAAGTAAATGAAAAACGTGAATTTAGAAAGAAAATTCTAAGTAGTATGAAAGATAAAAATCTTGAAGTAGCACAGTCTCAAAATAATACAAAACAGTATGAACAACTAGCTTACAATCTACAAGAAGAGTTAAAACTAGTAAAACAAAAACATGCAGACTTAACAAGTCAAATTAACTATTATGAATCTGAATTACTAAATGTTGATGATAGAGTTGCAAAGAACTTAAAAGTTAAAAATACAGAAGTAGATATGCTAAAAGATACTCTAGCAAAAAATAAACATGAAAAAGATACATATACAAGTACTATTAGAAAACTATCAGAAGACCTTGGGAATTCTAAGAATCAAGTAGATTCACTAACAGATACTGTAAAAAGAAAAGATAAAAGAATTGAAGACCTACTAGGAATAATTGAGATTAGAGAATCTCAATTAAAAAAACTAGATAGTGACTTCCAAAAGTAG
- the ligA gene encoding NAD-dependent DNA ligase LigA encodes MTEIFSHEQYELEIQKMISWAHAYYVEDNPLATDEEYDQLSRACLAYEQTYPRNSHPNSPNKRVGGYVLEGFEKASHLSRMWSQEDVFDTQELVDWINRAKKVHSDLEFMCEPKFDGASLNLIYENGLLKQAITRGDGSIGEDVTNNVKTIHSIPLQIKEKGLLEIRGEIVIKKDDFEQINEQRLKDNEAAFANPRNAAAGSLRQLDPNITAKRKLFFNVWGVGENTLEFDRTSDMMQYIYSLGFATPPLQTITTTVDGIEETYHKIIAARDSIEMMLDGMVVKINHIEVQEELGYTVKFPRWSCAYKFPAVEKTTKIKDIIQQVGRTGVITPVAVVEPTHIEGSMVERASLHNYDEIERLDLRINDEVIIIKSGDIIPKITKVFTDRRDGSQKEVARPTQCPECQSELLDEGTLIKCQNLDCPSIVTNSIIYFASKNCMNIDGLGIKIVEQLVKEKKIYDILDLYSLKYEDMQDMEGFKEKKISNLLNAIANTKGTALHRVINALGIEHIGEVASKQICLEFGLNVINIDLDSLIALDGIGEQMAKSFVEFMRVNNALVLKLIDFIDPEVEVRVEVEENAFKDTTVVLTGTMTKSRGIIKKDLEALGAKVSSSVSKKTDYLIYGEDAGSKYDKAVTLGVKTLTQSEMEAMI; translated from the coding sequence ATGACTGAAATTTTTTCACATGAACAATATGAATTAGAAATACAAAAAATGATATCTTGGGCACATGCCTATTACGTTGAAGACAACCCACTAGCTACTGACGAAGAGTACGACCAACTTTCACGAGCTTGTTTAGCTTATGAACAAACTTACCCACGAAATTCTCATCCAAATTCTCCTAATAAAAGAGTGGGAGGATATGTATTAGAAGGCTTCGAGAAAGCTTCGCATTTATCTAGAATGTGGTCACAAGAAGATGTATTTGATACACAAGAGTTAGTTGATTGGATTAATAGGGCAAAAAAAGTACATAGTGATTTAGAATTTATGTGTGAACCAAAATTTGATGGGGCATCTTTAAATCTTATATATGAAAATGGACTTTTAAAACAAGCAATTACAAGAGGTGATGGAAGTATTGGAGAAGACGTTACTAATAATGTAAAAACAATCCACTCTATTCCACTTCAAATAAAAGAAAAAGGTCTTTTAGAAATTAGAGGAGAAATAGTTATCAAAAAAGATGACTTTGAACAAATAAATGAACAAAGACTTAAAGATAATGAAGCAGCTTTTGCAAACCCTAGAAATGCAGCTGCTGGAAGTTTAAGACAACTAGACCCAAATATTACAGCTAAGCGAAAACTATTTTTTAATGTATGGGGAGTTGGAGAAAATACTTTAGAGTTTGATAGAACATCTGACATGATGCAATATATTTACTCACTTGGATTTGCAACTCCACCACTTCAAACAATCACTACAACAGTTGATGGAATTGAAGAAACATATCACAAAATTATTGCGGCAAGAGACTCTATTGAAATGATGCTTGATGGTATGGTTGTAAAAATCAATCATATTGAAGTACAAGAAGAGCTTGGATATACAGTAAAATTCCCTAGATGGTCTTGTGCTTATAAATTCCCAGCAGTTGAAAAAACTACAAAGATAAAAGATATTATCCAACAAGTTGGACGAACTGGTGTTATTACTCCAGTAGCTGTGGTTGAGCCTACTCATATTGAAGGAAGTATGGTTGAGAGAGCAAGTTTACATAACTATGATGAAATTGAAAGATTAGATTTAAGAATCAATGATGAAGTAATTATCATAAAATCTGGTGATATTATTCCAAAAATCACTAAAGTATTTACAGATAGACGAGATGGATCTCAAAAAGAAGTAGCTAGACCAACACAATGTCCAGAATGTCAAAGTGAACTTTTAGATGAAGGTACACTAATTAAATGTCAAAACTTAGATTGTCCAAGTATTGTAACAAACTCAATAATTTATTTTGCATCTAAAAACTGTATGAATATTGATGGTTTAGGTATTAAAATAGTTGAGCAGTTAGTAAAAGAAAAAAAGATATATGATATTCTAGATTTATACTCTTTAAAATATGAAGATATGCAAGATATGGAAGGTTTTAAAGAGAAGAAAATCTCAAACTTACTTAATGCAATAGCAAATACAAAAGGTACTGCACTTCATAGAGTTATAAATGCTTTAGGAATTGAACATATTGGAGAAGTAGCTTCCAAACAAATCTGTTTAGAATTTGGACTAAATGTAATCAATATTGATTTAGATTCACTTATTGCATTAGATGGAATTGGTGAACAAATGGCTAAATCCTTTGTAGAGTTTATGAGAGTTAATAATGCTCTTGTATTAAAACTTATTGACTTTATTGATCCAGAAGTTGAAGTAAGAGTTGAAGTAGAAGAAAATGCATTTAAAGATACAACTGTAGTTTTAACAGGAACTATGACTAAAAGTAGAGGTATTATCAAAAAAGACTTAGAAGCACTTGGAGCAAAAGTAAGCTCATCTGTTTCTAAAAAAACTGATTATCTAATCTATGGAGAAGATGCAGGAAGTAAATATGATAAGGCTGTAACACTTGGAGTTAAAACTCTAACACAAAGTGAAATGGAAGCAATGATTTAA
- a CDS encoding sensor histidine kinase encodes MKNSSLFKYKDTIGYLLFKKIFFWYILFVLIITSYQVYKEYVITKDLLDKELVKTEKAYNKIIANSVWHFDQSKLNSESNAIIMGLTITGISIITPNEEILLLQGTVLNTYKNIDSYVFDTNNKIDVIYKKELIKHQFELIDEVNSPGEVLANITFYIESNELINIAKEGVYLILINVLTSALILWVLFIYFANKLLNKPLEIIINATKEFDEKDFHELEINLNTEKKHELNTLADTFNIMSKRINESFINMKQLTIIQDKQKKDLETANKYKNDFLANMSHELKTPLNSINVISSVMMKNKDLSLNEKQVKNLNIINNCGNDLLFLINDILDISKLEAGEVELDMTQVDLPRLMNEIKDMIEPQAIEKEISFVFKCDDEIGDIYSDPNRIKQIVKNLLSNALKFVKKGKVSFIIENKEDTFTIFVKDDGIGIEKNKLDHIFDRFKQADGSTTRKFGGTGLGLAISKELLGLLHGDIHVTSTVNVGTTFVVSLPKNKEKVTNKTSKTNGIVENKTLEQNNSFDKNILILNSDPLTFMSIIVELNKSHKVDQASNTVDFIKKFKQKKYDLIIIDVHNQKENEIERIVSNISTRSIVVYKDELNNNINEKADMVQQKPLNKEEFIASIN; translated from the coding sequence ATGAAGAATTCAAGTCTCTTTAAATACAAAGATACCATAGGATATTTACTTTTTAAGAAAATATTCTTCTGGTATATACTTTTTGTTTTAATTATCACTTCTTATCAGGTCTACAAAGAGTACGTAATTACAAAAGATTTACTTGATAAAGAACTTGTAAAAACTGAAAAGGCATATAATAAAATTATTGCTAATAGTGTATGGCATTTTGATCAATCAAAACTAAATAGTGAGTCTAATGCCATAATAATGGGGCTTACAATTACTGGGATTTCTATTATTACTCCTAATGAAGAAATCTTACTACTACAAGGTACAGTATTAAATACTTATAAAAATATTGATAGTTATGTTTTTGATACTAACAATAAAATTGATGTTATTTATAAAAAAGAGTTGATAAAACACCAGTTTGAATTAATCGACGAAGTAAATTCCCCTGGGGAAGTTTTGGCAAATATAACATTTTACATTGAATCAAATGAGTTAATAAATATTGCAAAAGAAGGTGTTTATCTTATTTTAATTAATGTATTAACAAGTGCTTTAATCTTATGGGTTTTATTTATTTATTTTGCAAATAAGTTATTAAATAAACCTTTAGAGATTATTATTAATGCAACAAAAGAATTCGATGAAAAAGATTTTCATGAGCTTGAGATTAATCTAAATACTGAGAAAAAACATGAATTAAATACTCTTGCAGATACTTTTAATATTATGAGTAAAAGAATTAATGAATCATTTATAAATATGAAGCAGCTTACAATTATTCAAGATAAACAGAAAAAAGATTTGGAAACAGCTAATAAATATAAGAATGATTTCTTAGCCAATATGAGTCATGAGTTGAAAACTCCTCTTAATTCTATTAATGTAATTTCTTCTGTAATGATGAAAAATAAAGATTTATCACTAAATGAAAAACAAGTTAAAAATCTAAATATTATCAACAATTGTGGTAATGACTTATTATTTCTAATAAACGATATTCTTGATATTTCAAAACTAGAAGCAGGTGAAGTTGAGTTGGATATGACTCAGGTTGATTTACCTAGATTAATGAATGAAATCAAAGATATGATTGAACCTCAAGCTATTGAAAAAGAGATTAGTTTTGTTTTTAAATGTGATGATGAAATTGGTGATATTTATAGTGATCCAAATAGAATAAAACAAATTGTAAAAAACTTATTAAGTAATGCATTGAAGTTTGTAAAAAAAGGAAAAGTTTCATTTATAATTGAAAACAAAGAAGATACTTTTACTATCTTTGTAAAAGATGATGGTATAGGTATTGAAAAAAATAAATTAGATCATATTTTTGATAGATTTAAACAAGCAGATGGTAGTACTACTAGGAAGTTCGGTGGTACTGGTCTTGGACTCGCTATTTCAAAAGAACTTTTAGGTTTATTACATGGGGATATTCATGTAACAAGTACTGTAAATGTTGGTACTACTTTTGTTGTGTCATTACCCAAAAATAAAGAAAAAGTTACAAATAAAACAAGTAAAACTAATGGTATTGTTGAAAATAAAACACTTGAACAAAATAACAGTTTTGATAAGAATATTCTTATTTTAAATAGTGACCCATTAACATTTATGTCTATTATTGTAGAGCTTAATAAATCTCATAAGGTTGATCAAGCATCAAATACAGTTGATTTTATTAAGAAGTTCAAACAAAAGAAATATGACCTAATAATAATAGATGTACATAATCAAAAAGAAAATGAAATAGAAAGAATTGTTAGTAATATATCTACAAGAAGTATTGTTGTTTATAAAGATGAATTAAATAACAATATAAATGAAAAAGCAGACATGGTACAACAAAAGCCATTGAATAAAGAAGAATTTATAGCAAGTATTAATTAA
- a CDS encoding sensor histidine kinase, whose protein sequence is MSFKYRFIVSFVLLEAFFIILIVTMNFIAINNSSDKLIKDKINSNVSFLEELLKVPLSIYDLATIDNLLVKTQELDYVNSIILLDSQNRVLSEKFNFKDIKIEDIIKVKDDFVYSFENEFYKLKYKELLVDDSYLGAMYIIFDLSENQQFIQNNKETTLIIIAIEILISTILSYIIGSKLTVMLTRLSEVSQEIGEGKNPDIPYQNKTNEMGILANSLHQMKLDLQERRSKLKTLALELNNQKNELLEANKSKDDFLANMSHELKTPLNSINVISSIMMKNKKNRFDENEVKNLSIINSCGNDLLFLINDVLDISKLEAGEIHLDCTTLDIYALMSDINNMFLPQVEQKKLDFIFECDKNIGYFYCDGNRVKQIIKNLLSNSLKFVKDGSIKLLVKKLDNNIEIMVKDDGIGIPEDKLEHIFDRFKQVDGSTTRKFGGTGLGLAICKELTTLMDGEIEVKSKVNVGTIFRIVLPINEDKVDMKNVNYNETAVLDENTEAAQKRILLFNNDPLVFFSVVVELNKNYELTQTSNINEFFKKSNDELFDFIIIDISTLSSNDLDKLFTINDGKLILISDSENAFMKDNRVNQNSIINKPLDKNKLISLMQNEGND, encoded by the coding sequence ATGTCATTTAAATATCGGTTTATCGTATCCTTTGTACTTTTAGAAGCATTTTTTATTATTCTGATTGTAACAATGAACTTTATTGCTATAAATAATTCATCAGATAAACTAATTAAAGATAAAATTAATTCAAATGTATCTTTCTTAGAGGAACTTCTAAAAGTTCCTTTAAGTATCTATGATTTAGCAACTATTGATAACTTACTAGTAAAAACACAAGAATTAGATTATGTTAATTCAATCATATTATTAGATAGTCAAAATAGAGTTTTATCTGAAAAATTTAATTTTAAAGATATAAAAATTGAAGATATAATTAAAGTAAAAGATGATTTTGTTTATTCATTTGAAAATGAATTTTATAAACTAAAATATAAAGAACTTCTTGTTGATGATTCATACTTAGGTGCCATGTATATCATATTTGATTTAAGTGAGAACCAACAATTTATTCAAAACAATAAAGAAACCACTTTAATAATTATTGCTATTGAGATTCTAATTTCTACTATACTTTCATATATAATTGGTTCTAAGTTAACTGTAATGCTTACAAGATTATCAGAGGTTTCTCAAGAAATTGGTGAAGGGAAAAATCCTGATATTCCATACCAAAATAAAACCAACGAAATGGGTATCCTTGCCAACTCCTTACATCAAATGAAACTAGATTTACAAGAGAGGCGATCAAAACTAAAAACCCTTGCATTAGAATTAAATAATCAAAAAAATGAATTATTAGAAGCTAATAAATCAAAAGATGACTTTTTAGCAAATATGAGTCATGAGCTAAAAACACCTCTAAATTCTATAAATGTTATTTCTTCAATTATGATGAAAAATAAAAAGAATAGATTTGATGAAAATGAAGTGAAAAATCTAAGTATTATAAATAGTTGTGGTAATGATTTATTGTTTTTAATAAATGATGTTTTAGATATTTCTAAACTTGAAGCAGGGGAAATACACCTAGATTGTACTACTTTAGATATTTATGCTTTAATGAGTGATATTAACAATATGTTTTTACCTCAAGTTGAACAGAAAAAATTAGATTTTATTTTTGAATGTGATAAAAATATTGGTTATTTTTATTGCGATGGAAATAGGGTAAAACAGATAATCAAAAACTTATTAAGTAACTCATTAAAGTTTGTAAAAGATGGAAGTATCAAACTGTTAGTAAAAAAATTAGATAATAATATTGAGATTATGGTTAAAGATGATGGAATTGGTATTCCTGAAGATAAATTAGAACATATTTTTGATAGATTTAAACAAGTGGATGGAAGTACAACTAGAAAATTTGGTGGAACTGGTCTTGGACTTGCTATATGTAAAGAACTAACAACATTAATGGATGGAGAAATAGAAGTAAAAAGTAAAGTTAATGTTGGCACAATTTTTAGAATAGTATTACCTATTAATGAAGATAAAGTTGATATGAAAAATGTAAATTACAATGAAACAGCTGTGCTAGATGAAAATACTGAAGCTGCGCAAAAACGTATTCTTTTATTCAATAATGATCCTTTAGTATTTTTTAGTGTTGTTGTAGAATTAAATAAAAACTATGAATTAACACAAACAAGCAATATAAATGAATTTTTTAAGAAGTCTAATGATGAACTTTTTGACTTTATTATAATTGATATTAGTACTTTAAGTAGTAATGACTTGGATAAGTTATTTACTATTAATGATGGGAAATTAATTTTAATTTCTGATAGTGAGAATGCTTTTATGAAAGATAATAGAGTAAATCAAAATAGTATTATAAATAAACCCTTAGATAAAAATAAGTTAATTTCACTAATGCAAAACGAAGGCAATGATTAA